CCTGCGCGCGGGTCATTGACCTGGCCTCGGTCAGTACGGATGTCGTCGGCATTGGAACTCAGGTCAGGCTCGTTGGAACCGAAGATGGAAAAGTCCAGACCGTCACCATTCTGGGCGCTTGGGATAGCGATCCTTCTCGAGGAATCATAGCCTACCTTACTGATCAAGCTCAGAGGCTTTTGGGGAAGAAAGTGGGAGATACGGTCGTTTTATCCTCTGACGATGGAACTCCATGGAAAGCTCGTATCACTACGATCGAGGTTGCGCGCGAAGAAGAATAGATCGCTAGCCCAGTAGAGATAGGCTGGCCACCGTCCCATCGGTCCGGTCTGCCTGGTCTTTGTACCGGCGGAACGGCTTTTTTCTCTCTCCAGATCCTTAACCTTCGATGGTACCGACTTCAACCGGTTCCACCTGCACACCTTGGGTCTCCAGCCACTGGATTGCCTCCTTGAGAATCTCAGGCTCTCCTTCGAGTTCCAATCCGATGATGCCGATTTCCTTGGTAACGCTTGCGTTGCGAATGTTAAACACCACGTCAAACCTGCGACTCATTTCCCAGATGAGAGGACGCTGGCAGACTGAGCTATCAAAGGTAAGCCAGAGGCGCTGTTTTTCTCGGGCCATGGAGTCTATTTCTACCCGCCGGCTACGGCGGGAATGATGCTCAGTTCGTCCGAAGGACCAATGGGGGTGTCCTTTTCCTTAAGAAACCGGATGTCCTCACCGTTGACGAAAATGCTAACAAACCGGCGAAGATTCCCATTGGAATCCAATAGTCGCTCGGCGACTCCGGGGAATTGCCGTTCCAGATCCTTTAACACCTCCCCAACCGTGCGTCCCTGGGCGGTCACCACCGAACGATTTCCCGTCAAGGGTCGAAGCACCGTCGGAATATGGACCGAGATGGTGGGGATGCTCGTGTCAGGGGGACAGTTCGGATATTGCGTCATGACTTTTCCCTCCTCGGAACTGAGTTATGCGGTTGTTTTTCTACTACGTCCAAAGGGCTTCTCCGTCAACGGCGACTAAAGCGTCAAACTCCCGGAGACTGGGGGCAATGACCGGAGGTTCCGGGAGCCGTGGTTCGAGGGCATCCGGGGTCTTCAAACCGTGGGCAGTGATGCAAAGAACTACCGGACCCGGCCCGCTTAACCGCCCGGCCTTGGCAAGTTTTTGAGCACAGGCTACGGTCACTCCCCCCGCGGTTTCCGCAAAAATTCCTTCGGTTTCTGCAAGGAGTTCTATTCCATGAAGGATCTCTTCGTCGGAGGCGGCCTCGGCCGCTCCGCCCGTCTCCCGAATCGTCCGAACCGCATAGTATCCATCAGCTGGACTTCCGATCGCCAGTGACTTGGCGATGGTGGAGGGCTGGGGAACGGGTCGAATGAGATCCGAACCCCTTCGGAAGGCTTCAGTAATCGGGCTACACCCAGCAGCTTGCGCACCGTGCACGGCAAAACGCTTCTCCTCTACCAGGCCAGTCTGAACGAGTTCCCGGTAGGCTTTGGCAATCTTGGTCAAAAGCGAGCCGCTGGCCATAGGAATGACCGTATGGGTCGGTAAAGACCACCCCAGTTGTTCGACAATTTCAAAACCCATCGTCTTGGAACCTTCAGCGTAATAGGGCCGAAGATTAATGTTTACAAATCCCCAGGAATATTTCCCAGCGATTTCCGAGCAAAGACGATTTACTTGGTCGTACGGACCTCGGATCCCGATGACGCGGGCGCCATAAATCAGGCTGCTCATCACCTTGCTCCGCTCCAGATCCGCTGGGATAAGCACATAACTTTGAAAACCCGCGCTGGCCGCATTGGCAGCCAAACTATTGGCGAGGTTTCCCGTCGACGCGCAAGCCACCGTGGATAGACCCAGTTCTTTGGCCCGCGACAGCGCGACAGCTACGACGCGATCCTTAAAAGAAAGCGTTGGATGATTGACCGTATCATTTTTGATATACAGCTCCCTAATCCCCAGCGCCTCTCCGAGTCGTCGAGCTCGTACCAGGGGCGTAAATCCCACGTGTAGTCCTACTACCGGATCCCCTTCCAGCGGGAGAAACTCCCGGTATTTCCACATGCTCGGCGGTCGAGCTGCAAGGCTCCGACGGGAGAGGCAACTCCGGATGGCTTGATAATCGTAAACGGCTTCCAGTGGGCCAAAATCAAGCTCGCATACGTGGATCGCCTCTTTTGGATAAGCTCTCCCGCACTCTTTGCACCGAAGCTCTACGAAACATTGCTTTGCTTGCATGGACCAATTCCCCGCCATTCTCTTGGATCGAGGTACGCGCCCGTTTCCTGTGGTGGAGTCTCTGGCTATCGGGTAAACGCGACCGGAGCCGCCGCGACTCCTGGCCGCAACACTTCGAGTAGTATCGCCCAAAACCGCGCAAATTCAATGAGCGTTCGGAAAAGCGACCTTTCAGGAAAAAAGCGGGCAACTTTCACCCTCCTCGGACAGGAGGGAACTGCGGTCGTCCTCTTCCAAAAGATCGAACAACCGGGTCGTTTCGGGGTCGAGCCCCAGTTTGCGACATTGCTCAAGGAAGAACTCCTTCTCCTGGGGGCTCTCTCCATACCGGAACTCTTCCATCCGCCGACTCCACTCTTGCACTTCCTCCGGTGTTCGCGGGATCCCGTG
The genomic region above belongs to Candidatus Methylacidithermus pantelleriae and contains:
- a CDS encoding NIL domain-containing protein; the protein is MAREKQRLWLTFDSSVCQRPLIWEMSRRFDVVFNIRNASVTKEIGIIGLELEGEPEILKEAIQWLETQGVQVEPVEVGTIEG
- a CDS encoding ubiquitin-like small modifier protein 1, yielding MTQYPNCPPDTSIPTISVHIPTVLRPLTGNRSVVTAQGRTVGEVLKDLERQFPGVAERLLDSNGNLRRFVSIFVNGEDIRFLKEKDTPIGPSDELSIIPAVAGG
- the thrC gene encoding threonine synthase, giving the protein MQAKQCFVELRCKECGRAYPKEAIHVCELDFGPLEAVYDYQAIRSCLSRRSLAARPPSMWKYREFLPLEGDPVVGLHVGFTPLVRARRLGEALGIRELYIKNDTVNHPTLSFKDRVVAVALSRAKELGLSTVACASTGNLANSLAANAASAGFQSYVLIPADLERSKVMSSLIYGARVIGIRGPYDQVNRLCSEIAGKYSWGFVNINLRPYYAEGSKTMGFEIVEQLGWSLPTHTVIPMASGSLLTKIAKAYRELVQTGLVEEKRFAVHGAQAAGCSPITEAFRRGSDLIRPVPQPSTIAKSLAIGSPADGYYAVRTIRETGGAAEAASDEEILHGIELLAETEGIFAETAGGVTVACAQKLAKAGRLSGPGPVVLCITAHGLKTPDALEPRLPEPPVIAPSLREFDALVAVDGEALWT